One window of Nicotiana tomentosiformis chromosome 11, ASM39032v3, whole genome shotgun sequence genomic DNA carries:
- the LOC138901457 gene encoding uncharacterized protein → MNLRKWEWLELLKYYNIINLYHLGKVNVVADTLSRKADRMGSLAFILAGESPLAIDVQDLANRFVRLDIMEPSRVLACVVSQSSLFERIKGLQYDDPHLLVLKDMVLRGGFKKVTIGDDGVLWIQGRICVPNVDGLRELILEVAHSSWYSIHPGATKMYHDLKPHY, encoded by the coding sequence ATGAATTTGAGGAAATGGgagtggttagagctattgaagTATTATAATATCATCAATCTTTATCATCTGGGGAAGGTTAATGTGGTAGCAgacaccttgagtagaaaggcggataGAATGGGAAGTTTAGCATTTATTCTTGCTGGGGAGAGTCCATTAGCTATtgatgttcaggatttggccaaCAGGTTCGTGAGACTAGACATTATGGAGCCTAGTAGAGtccttgcttgtgttgtatctcagtcgtctttgtttgagcgcattaagggtctccagtatgatgatccccacttgcttgtccttaaggatatggtGCTGCGAGGTGGTTTTAAgaaggtgactattggtgatgatggtgtattgtGGATTCAAGgccggatttgtgttcctaatgttgatgggttgagagagttgattcttgaggtggctcatagttcatggtattccattcatccgggtgctacgaagatgtatcatgatttaaAACCACATTATTAG